A stretch of DNA from Oscillatoria salina IIICB1:
CCAAGATAAATGGGCAACCAAAACCAGAAAGCTAGTATAATCGACAAAACTACAGCTATACCAGCCCGACGGTAGAATAATTTTTCACTGGCGATCCAGCGTTCAACGATCCAAGCTAAGGCTAACTGGGCAAATACTGAAGCACTCATATAGTGATAAATAAAAGTGCAACGAGAAACTTTCATCCAGGGCAATAAATTAGCAGCATAGTTGCAGACTAAGTATAAAGCAATCCAAGTAGTTGTTGTGAGCGAAATTTTACCTAAACCACGCCGAAAAAGCCAGAAAATAAACAATAAAAGTAACAAAAAAATTGCTATTGATGACAACCACCATAAAATTGGGTTGCCCATTGCATGAACATCATAGATAACCGTACCCGTACCCGTAGGTAAAGGGGGATATTGGGGAACTGTTTCTGTAGTGTTGCGGGCAGTATGGTAAAAATAAGCCACTGGATGCTGCATGAAAATCCAGCTATACCAACGGGAACAATAAGGGTGAGCGTAGATTCCGCCGACATTTTGGTGAAAAGTGAGGATTTCTTGTTGCATTTCCCAAAATCCCGGTTTGGGAACCATTAGTAAATGAGGAATCCAACTAATACTATAACTGAGAGCGGGAATTATACCTAAATAGAGAACCATTTGCCAAAAATTAAGTTGAGTTAAGTTGGCGATCGCGGTTGAGGAAAGATGCGATTTAGAGAAACTTTTCACTCGTCGCTGCCACTTTTTGAGGAAATTTTTCTTGCGAGTTGAGGAAACTTGCTCGTGGTAAGAAAAAATGTTATCAAAGCGAATTGAGGCGATCGCGGCAATGATTCCCGGAATTAGCCAAATTAAATATACTCCCAGTAAGAATCCTAAGCCATTCCACTTAATTGCGGCAGATGCACCGAAAAAAATTCCGGCGATCGCTAGTTGGTTGCGACGTTGGCAGGGGGGTTTTTTTAAGGCTAACAGTAAAAATAACTGTCCGAGTAAACCAAAGCCTACCAGATAAATGTTATTCAGGGCGTAGCGCGATTCGACGAGGAATAAGCCGTCAACGGTAGCGAAAATTGCGGCAATTAAGCTGTAACTGCGACGGGAAGTTAATTGATAGGCGATCGCTGCGACGATTAAGGGCAAAAACGAACCTATGAAGGCGTTTAGCCAACGATAACTAAATGTGGAACGTAACGAACCTGTAAATCCGTTAATCCGATCGTGTCCGAAAGGCAGGTGAGAGCCAATCCAGATACCGATCGCGATGATATACTGCGACAAAGGCGGATGGGCGTTAAAAAAATCTTCGCCAATGAGATATTTATTCGCAAACTTGGCGTAGTATACTTCATCAAAGACTAAGGTATTAAATCTCTCCAAGCCCCAAAAACGTAAAATTAGCGAAATTACCCAAATACCGACTAAAGCAAGGGTAAACCACGGGAAGTGAGGCGAAACTGGCGAGGGATTTTGAGTTTTAGGTTGTGGGATTGTCCTCACGGTAAAATCACCTAATTGAGATAGTAGAGATTTAGGTAAACTGTGTCCAATTATGCCAAATGGGATTGCCTGAAATTTTACTCTAAAGATGTTGTTTGTTGACAAAAGCGTTATGAACGATCGCGAAGTTGAGCGATTAAATCCTCCAGAAACAGCATCTCCTTCCTCACCACCTCCTTCAGAAGGACAAATTTCTCGCTTTTTTCGTTTCCGAGAAAACCAAACTAACTTTCGCACTGAGATCCTCGCGGGAATCGTCAGTTTCTTGACGATGGCTTATATTTTGGTCGTCAATCCAGTTATTTTATCGAATGGCATTTTCCTCGAACAACCCCAGGATTTGTTTTCCGAGTTAGTGATGGCAACGAGTCTCGCCGCAGCTATTGCTACTTTAATTATGGGACTTTGGGCAAATTATCCTTTTGCCCTTGCTCCGGGAATGGGTTTAAATGCTTTTTTTGCTTATTCAGTTGTCCTCGGTTTGGGGATTGATTGGCGAGTTGCGCTGACGGCGATCTTTATTGAAGGATTGATTTTTATTCTTCTTACTCTTAGCGATCTTCGTCGTCAAATTGTTACTGCGATTCCTGCTTGTTTGAAACACGCTACGGCTACAGGAATTGGCTTTTTTATTGCTTATTTGGCTTTAACTGGTAGTGTGGAACAAGGGGGCGCAGGAATTATTATTGCTCCCGAACAAGGCACAATTACCAGTTTAGGAAATTTCGCTGAACCGAATACAATTGTCGCCATTATTGGGATTTTAATTACTGCTGCTTTTGTCGCTCGTCGCGTTACTGGGGCGCTGCTTTGGGGTATCCTCGCTACGGCAATTCTCGGTTGGATTCTGGGGGTTGCTTCTTTACCTGAAGGGATCTTTGCTTTACCTCCTTTACCTGTGGATTTAGTCGGACAAGCTTTGGTTGGTTTTTCTTTGCTTAGTTGGGAGCAAATTTGGGATTTTCTAGCAATTTTATTTGTCTTTTTGTTTGTTGATTTATTCGATACTATCGGCACTTTAGCTGGTGTTGCTGTGCAAGCCGGATATATTAATGAAGAAGGAGAGTTACCTCGCGCTAATCAAGCATTAATGGCAGATGCGATCGGTACTACTTGTGGGGCGTTATTGGGAACTTCTACGGTGACTACTTTTATTGAATCTGCGTCTGGGGTTTTAGAAGGTGGACGTACTGGCTTTACTGCTGTTGTCACCGCAATTTTGTTTGCAGTTTCTGTATTTTTCATTCCTTTAATTGCTGCAATTCCTGCTTTTGCAACTGTCCCTGCTTTACTGATTGTTGGTGTTTTAATGACGGGAAATGTGCGCTCGATTCGTTGGGATGACCCTGCTGAATCTATACCTTGTTTTCTGACAATTATTATGATGCCTTTAAGTTTCTCAATTGCTGAAGGGCTGGCTTTTGGTTTTATTACTTATCCCTTGATTAAAGCTTTTCAAGGTAAAGCACATGAAATTAAATTAATTCTTTGGATTCTCGCTGCTGTTTTTGTGCTTCGATTTGTGCTTACAGCTACTGGTTTAACTGAGTAGTTAGTAAGTTTTTAGTTGTCTTAATCTCGAATTGCTGTAACCTAGAAAGAGAAATTAATCCTTCTCATTCATTATCTTAGCTAAAACACAATCTAACTCAAAAATAACTGGCGAGCGATCGCTAATTCTTTCTACTTACCGTTTTAGCCATAGCACGTAAGCAATCGAGATGCAACTAAAAGTAATAACATTTAACATTCGTTACGACAAACCCGATCCCGGAGAAAATAACTGGCAGGTGAGAAAAAAGGCGATCGCGTCCCTGATCGATCGTTATTCCCCAGACTTAATCGGCACTCAAGAAGGTAAAGCACATCAGTTACTCGACTTACAC
This window harbors:
- a CDS encoding NCS2 family permease, with amino-acid sequence MNDREVERLNPPETASPSSPPPSEGQISRFFRFRENQTNFRTEILAGIVSFLTMAYILVVNPVILSNGIFLEQPQDLFSELVMATSLAAAIATLIMGLWANYPFALAPGMGLNAFFAYSVVLGLGIDWRVALTAIFIEGLIFILLTLSDLRRQIVTAIPACLKHATATGIGFFIAYLALTGSVEQGGAGIIIAPEQGTITSLGNFAEPNTIVAIIGILITAAFVARRVTGALLWGILATAILGWILGVASLPEGIFALPPLPVDLVGQALVGFSLLSWEQIWDFLAILFVFLFVDLFDTIGTLAGVAVQAGYINEEGELPRANQALMADAIGTTCGALLGTSTVTTFIESASGVLEGGRTGFTAVVTAILFAVSVFFIPLIAAIPAFATVPALLIVGVLMTGNVRSIRWDDPAESIPCFLTIIMMPLSFSIAEGLAFGFITYPLIKAFQGKAHEIKLILWILAAVFVLRFVLTATGLTE
- a CDS encoding dolichyl-phosphate-mannose--protein mannosyltransferase, which codes for MRTIPQPKTQNPSPVSPHFPWFTLALVGIWVISLILRFWGLERFNTLVFDEVYYAKFANKYLIGEDFFNAHPPLSQYIIAIGIWIGSHLPFGHDRINGFTGSLRSTFSYRWLNAFIGSFLPLIVAAIAYQLTSRRSYSLIAAIFATVDGLFLVESRYALNNIYLVGFGLLGQLFLLLALKKPPCQRRNQLAIAGIFFGASAAIKWNGLGFLLGVYLIWLIPGIIAAIASIRFDNIFSYHEQVSSTRKKNFLKKWQRRVKSFSKSHLSSTAIANLTQLNFWQMVLYLGIIPALSYSISWIPHLLMVPKPGFWEMQQEILTFHQNVGGIYAHPYCSRWYSWIFMQHPVAYFYHTARNTTETVPQYPPLPTGTGTVIYDVHAMGNPILWWLSSIAIFLLLLLFIFWLFRRGLGKISLTTTTWIALYLVCNYAANLLPWMKVSRCTFIYHYMSASVFAQLALAWIVERWIASEKLFYRRAGIAVVLSIILAFWFWLPIYLGLPLSEQGFQMRMWFSSWIN